The genomic window GATAATGCCACCCCCTGCCCACAGTTGTCAGATTCAAATAAAATCACATTTTGCCCTTGAATAAAACTAGGAGAGACTTATAATGATACTTAAAGACAAAAATCGTCTTTTAAACATAAAACAAAGATAAAAATAATAGATAAGGTGATAAAATGACAGAAAAAAGATTTGAAGACTATGTTGAGAATGATCAGGAAAGAAACGAAGGTCATGTAGATACCCGGAACCACAACTTCGAATGTGAAAATCCAGATAAGCATCTGGGATGCGACCCGGGAATTGATGTGGCCGGTTAAACCCCTTCGGATTTAAACCTCAGGGCGGTGATGAAATTGCCGCCCTGACTATTTGAAGCAGTCTAACACAAAAACCAGAATGAAAAATCAATTCTGAATGATTCGCATCACACGGTATCAAAACTCTTAAACTGCATGGTAAAGGTGCCGCGACCTTGGGTGGCTGAACGCAGGGCAGTGGAATAACCAAACATCTTTGACAAAGGAACCACAGCTTTGATGACCTGGATGTCTGATTTCGGAGTTATGGATTCCACCTTGCCCCCCCTGGCGTTAAGATCTGCTATGGCATCGCCCATATTCGCATCCGGTACAAATACCTCCACAGCCATGATCGGTTCAAGCAAGGCCATTTTCGCATTTTTCAAGGCCTCTTTTACAGCCATGGCCGCACAGACACCGAAACTCAGCTCCGAAGTTTTTCCTTCTTCGCTGAATCCGTCAGCCAGAACAATCTCAACATCTACGATGGGATATCCTTTGAGAAAGCCGCCATCCAAACTTCCCCGAATCCCGGTTTCAATATTTGGAATATACTGGGGTGCAATTTTTTCTTCTGGCACGAGGCATTTAAAGGTAACCCCTTCACCTCGACTTAAAGGTTTAAGTTCCACCGTGACGTTGGCATAATGGGATTTGCCCTGGATCTCCCGCTCAAATACAGCCTGACCGGTTGCAGGGGCTGTAATTATTTCCCGGTAAACAACCTGGGGTTTGCCCACATTTACATTGGTGTTGAACTCTTTAAGCATCCTTGAAATGATAATTTCAAGATGAAGTTCGCCCATACCCGACAAAATAGTCTGACCGGTCTCTTCATCCTTACTCACCTTAAGGGTGGGGTCCTCGATCATGAATTTTTCCATTACATCATCAAGCTTTTCCTGGTCTGCATGGGTCTTGGGCTCAATGGCAATGGAAATCACCGGCTGTGCATATTCCATCTTTTCCAACAAAACCGGATGATCAGAATTGCAAAGGGTATCGCCGGTCACCGAACTTTTAAGCCCCACAATGCCGACGATATCACCAGCCGAGGCCTCATCCAGTCGCTCACGCTTGTTGGCGTGCATCCGTAAAATTCTGGATAATTTTTCTTTGCGTTTCAGGGCCGGGTTAAACACATCCCCCCCCGAAGCAATTTTTCCCGAATAAATCCGGGCAAAGGAGAGTTTACGACCTTCGATCATGGAGACTTTAAAAATCAATGCCGCCAGCGGACCATTTTTCTCCGGCTTGAATTCAAGGATTTCCTCGGTTTCAGGATGCTCGCCTTTCACCGGCGGGACGTCCTTGGGACTTGGCAGGTAATAGTCAATGGCATCCAGAAGCGGCTGTACCCCTTTGTTTCTCAAAGCGGATCCGCAAAGCACAGGCACCATATCCCGGCGGATGGTCGCCGCCCGGATGGCCGCCCGAAGCTCATCCACGGAAATCTCTTCTTCGCCCAGGTACTTTTCCATGATGTCATCATCAAGTTCGGACACCGCTTCAAGCAGTTTATCCCGATATTCTTCTGCCAGCGCCATAAATTCATCTTCAATGGGGCCAGCTGTGTATTCTGCACCTAAGGTTTCATCATTCCAGGCAATCTGCTCCATGGTCAAAAGATCAATAACGCCCTGGAAACGGTCCTCGGCTCCAATGGGGATCTGTATCATTACCGGATTGGCAGATAATTTTTCTTTGATGGAATCACAAGCGGCAAAAAAATCAGCCCCTGTACGGTCCATTTTATTAATAAAGGCCATTCTAGGAACCTTATACCGATCGGCCTGACGCCAAACCGTTTCGGACTGGGGCTCTACCCCACCCACGGCGCAAAACACGCCAATAGCACCGTCCAGAACACGCAATGCCCGTTCCACCTCCACGGTGAAATCCACATGGCCCGGGGTGTCGATGATTTGAATATTGGCCTGTTTCCACTGGCAGTAGGTTACGGCCGAAGTAATGGTAATCCCCCGGTCCTGTTCATCCTGCATCCAGTCCATGGTGGCCTCGCCGTCATGAACTTCGCCTATCTTATGGGATCTTCCCGTGTAATAGAGAATGCGCTCTGTCACCGTGGTCTTGCCCGCATCAATGTGGGCCATGATCCCGATGTTCCTGATTTTTGATATATTTTTTGGCTTACTCATAGGTATCGAATCTCTATTAATAATCAGCTTAATATACTTAGTGTCTGAACGAAAACCTGGATATTTTGTCGAGTACAAGGCGAGCGTAAATTTTAACCGGAGGAATACATGAAGTATTTCGAGGATTAAAATTTGCGACCAACGAAGTAATCGGCAAAATTTACGTTTTTCGGTCGGGCACTATTTAGCATAGTGTTGATACAGTATTGCCCATAAGGTGTCAAGAAAATAGCTTGCAAAAAACAGCCTGGTTTTATAGAATTACTGTTCTTGGTGCAGATCTTAAATTCAGTTCTGCATTACGCAGCAACCAAGTCGATTGGAGGCGTCCAGATTATTTTATGGTTCATTTAATATTATGATTCCCGGATTTGAAGCCATAGTTGAAGAGCGTATCAAAGCCGCCCAGAAACAGGGCCGGTTTGACAACCTTGAAGGCAAGGGCAAGCCTTTATCCTTTGAGGATAGCCATGTGCCCAATGAACTTCGCATGGCCCATAAAATTTTAAAAAATTCAGGTTTTTTGCCCCCTGAGGTTGAAATCAGAAAACAGATGACCCATGTACGTGACCTTATGGACCAAACCGGGCAGACCTCTAAGGATCAGACAAAGCTGCACAAAAAATTAAATTACCTGATGGCCAAACTTGATGCGGTCCGTTCGACCGGACCTGGTAACACTTTGGCCCGGGACCAGTACAGAACTTCATTATTGAGAAAAGTCAAATGAGTATACGCAAAAAAGACAAAGACGGAGTATTCAAAAACATTTTTGTTGCCTATTTCATACTACTGCTTCACGTATTTCTTCTGGCCGGCATCGGCCTCACCGCACTACTGTTCAGGGGCATTTATCACTACCTTCCATGGATCATGGGCGGCATTGCCATCCTGGTACTTTCCATTGTTTGGTTCATCTATGCCAGGATGAGAGCGACCTCTTCCTCCCTGAGCCAGGTACTGGGCACCCCGGAATTTCAGGATCGGGCTGTTGAAATAAGACTGCTTGGCGGCCTTGCATCCTTTGAAATAAAAGCCAAAGACCCGGCTCTGCTGCCGAACCACACCGGCTTCTCCCCCTATTCCGACGCACAGCTCATCGAAAGTGCAAGTGACCAGGCCGAACGCAGATTGATAGAACTTAACGGGCTTTATGAAAAGGATTTGATCTCCAAAGAAGAGTTTGAAAAAGTGCGTCAGAGGATCATCCAGGGCTGATCATACTTAGCAGAATATCCATTGCTGAACGTCCACAAGACCAAAGGGAAGATCTATGAAAAAAATCAGGCTGGCCCTGTTATCGGGCGGGGTGTCCACAGAGCGGGACGTGTCTCTAAACAGCGGGAATCAGGTATTTGAAGCACTTGATAAAACAAAATACGACATCAAACGGTATGACCCTAAATTTGATCTGGCAAAACTTGTTACAGATGCACCGGATATTGATGCGGCCCTGATTATTCTCCATGGGCCCTTTGGGGAAGATGGTACGGTTCAGGGGCTTTTAGATCTGTTAAACATCCCATATCAGGGCGCAGGCGTTTTAGGATCTGCCGTTGCCATGAACAAACTGATCGCCAAAAGACTTTACCGCCAGGCAGGCATTCCAACACCTGTCTATTTATCCATTTGTACTCATGCACCAGATCCTGATCCTGAAAAGTTAAAGGCGCTTGGCCTTCCCCTTGTGGTCAAACCGGTCTGCGCCGGTTCTTCGGTGGGTATGAGCATCGTATCTGATTACAAAGACCTGTCACAAGCCATTGAAAAAGGGTTTCAAAACGATGATACGTTGATCCTCGAACAATATATCAAGGGTACGGAGCTGACCTGCGGCGTATTAGGCAATCAAGACCTTGAGGCCCTGCCTGTTATTGAAATAGTTCCCGGCGACGGCCATGATTTTTTTGATTACCAGGCCAAATACGTGGCTGGGGAAACCAATGAAATCTGCCCGGCTCGCATTGATGAACAGACCACACAGCAGGTACAAAAATTAGCCATTGAAGCTCACAACGCCCTGTTTCTCAAAGGTTATTCCAGAACGGACATGCTGCTTTTGGACGGCAAACTGCATGTTTTGGAAACCAACACCATCCCCGGCATGACAGCCACCAGTCTCTATCCCCAGTCCGCAGCCAAGGCGGGCTATGAATTTGGTGTCCTAATGGACAAACTTATTGAACTTGCCATAGAAGAAAATAAAAGAACGAATTTAAGGAGAGCCCAATGAAAATCCTTGTAGTCGGCAGCGGCGGCCGGGAACATACCCTGGTTTGGAAAATTGCCGAAAGCCCGCTTGCAGATAAAATATACTGTGCCCCGGGAAATGCAGGCACTGCAACCCTGGCTGAGAATGTAAATATCGGCGCTGAAGATATTGATACCCTGGCAACTTTTGCCCAAGAGAACCAAATAGATTTAACTGTTGTGGGACCTGAAGGGCCTTTGGTAGCAGGCATTGCAGATGTTTTTGAAAAAAAAGGACTGGCCGTGTTCGGTCCGTCCGGTGCCGCAGCACAGCTTGAAGGATCCAAGGTTTTTTCAAAAAACCATATGCTCAAGTACGGCATTCCCTGCGCCGCAGGCAAAGCCTTTACCGATCCAGGTCGGGCCAAACTCTATGCAAAAGCCCTGGGCGCACCCTGCGTGGTTAAGGCGGATGGACTGGCCGCCGGCAAGGGGGTCATTGTCTGCACAACCCTTGAAGAGGCAAACACCGCCATTGACGACATGCTGGAAGGCAACAAATTCGGCGATGCCGGCGCCGTGGTCGTGGTGGAAGAGTGTCTTAAAGGCGAAGAAGCCTCCTTTATTGTCTTCACAGACGGCAACACCGTGCTTGCCCTGCCCGAATCCCAGGACCATAAACGGATATTTGATGATGACAAAGGCCCCAATACCGGGGGCATGGGCGCATATTCGCCTGCGCCTGTTTTGGATCATCTGCTGCGCACAAAAGCCATGGAAGAGGTGATGATCCCGGCCGTCAAAGGCATGGCCAAGGAAGGCACGCCCTTTAAAGGGGTGCTCTACGCCGGATTAATGGTGGACAAGGATAGCATTAAAGTGCTGGAATTCAACACCCGTCTTGGCGATCCTGAAACCCAGCCCATTCTCATGCGGCTGAAAAACGATATAGTGCCTTTGATGGAGGCCTGCTGCAACGGGACCCTGCACAACCATAAAATCCAAATTGATCCCCGGGCTGCCATGTGTGTGGTCATTGCTGCCGGCGGATATCCGGGATCTTATGAAAAGGGCCATGAAATCACAGGGCTGGATCAGGCCAATGAAGTCAAGGATACCGTGGTATTTCATGCCGGTACAGCCATGGACAACGGCAAAGTTGTGGCATCCGGCGGCCGGGTGCTTGGGGTGACATCCCTGGGGGATACGGTTGAAGACGCCATCAATACGGCCTATGAAGCCTGTGCAAAAATTGATTTCAAGGATTGCTTTAAAAGAAAAGACATTGGCGCCAAGGCATTGAAACGCATGGCTATCCCGGCCCAGGTGGGTGTAATCATGGGTTCCGACTCTGATTTTCCGGTGATGCAAAAAGCGCTTATCATGCTAAAAAAATTCGACATCCCCTACTATGTCACAGTGGCATCCGCTCACAGAACCCCTGAAAAGGCGGTGCAGCTGGCAACCCAGGCCCGGAAACAGGGAGTCAAGGTGCTTATTTGCGGTGCGGGACATGCGGCACATCTGGCCGGTGTTATTGCTGCCCACACCACCCTGCCCGTTCTTGGCGTACCCATTGACTCCAGTGCCCTTCAAGGCATGGATGCGCTCCTGGCAACGGTGCAGATGCCCCCCGGCATCCCGGTTTCCACCATGGCCATCGGCAAATCCGGTGCCCAGAATGCCGGCATCACAGCTGCCCAGATCATTGGTGTGTCTGACCCATCAGTAGCAGAAAAACTGGCTGCCTTTAAAAAGGAAATGGCAAGCAAGGTGGAACAAAAAGCCGCATCTTTTGCCTGATGCTGGTGTCGCCCAATTTTAGACGTTAAAAAAATGCACCAAAATAAAACCATCCGGGTGGACAAATTCCACCCGGATTCTGACATTATCAATCAGGCCGCCGGTATTCTTAACACCGGCGGCCTGGTGATTTTTCCTGCAGCCTATCTCTACGGAATTGCGGCCAATGCCATGTCCGCCGATGCCGTGGAAAAGGTATTCCAACTCAAACAACGTCCTCGCAACAACCCGATTCTTGTACTGATAAAAAACACGGACCAACTTGGCGGCCTCGTCAAAAACATACCGGATAATGCCCTAAAACTCATGGACAATTTTTGGCCAGGCGGCCTGACCCTGGTATTTAATGCGGCAAACAGCGTCTGCCGCAAACTTACCGCAGGGAGCAGTAAAATCGGCATTCGCCTGCCCGGACACCCGGTGGCCAGTGCTTTGGTCAACAGCGTTGATTTTCCTGTCACCGGCACCAGCGCCAATCTGTCCGGCCGGCCCGGGTGCATGCAAACAAATATGCTGAGCCCTGAAATTGTAGAAAAAACAGACCTGATTCTGAATGCCGGCCCGGTTCAAGGAGGTGCCGGTTCAACGGTTGTTGATGTAACCTGCACACCGCCCAAAATCCTGCGCGAAGGCGCAGTCCCTGCCACAGACATTTACGCCTGCCTCAAAAAACGGGTATTACCGCTTGCGCCCTCTTAAAAATCCAAAACCTGCTCCAAAAAAGCCACCCGCAAGATGGCCAAAATGGGAAATATGATCGTCATTGAGCAACTGTGTTAATTCAGATCCAATATAAATCACAGCTACTAGAATAAAAGCCAAAGGAATTTCCCCGTTCCTGAAATTTGAAAAAGAGCTGCAGAACAGTAAAAATAGATACCGAAGTCTTTGCAACGCATCTTTCGAGGGCCTTGTAATGAGTGACAACGGCGTGATTATCGAGGCCAATACCGTTCTCTCTCAGCTTTCAGGATATCCCGTATCGGAACTTATCGGTATGGCAGTGGTTGACCTTTTTGCGCAAGAAGTACGGGATGATGTCAAAGCCAAAATACAGACGGGCTATGAAAAAATATATGAAAGTGTGGGCTTGACAAAAGCCGGCGCAACCTTTCCCGTTGAAGTGCAAGCAAGGGAGTTCCTTCACGAAAACAGACGGGTCAGATGTGCCGCCATCCGAAATCTCTCAGAACGGTATAAAGTGATGGACGAGCTGCGCGAAAGCGAAACCAAATTCCGTGCCGTTGTAACGGGAGCCCATGATGCCATCATTATGATAGACGGCCACGCAAAAATAATATTCTGGAACAAAGCGGCTGAGAGGCTTTAGACATTATTGACAAAATTCAGGAACCAAGGAATCCCCCCGGGTCCTGAATTCGTTGGTGTCATTCATACAGGCAATACCCTAAAAGCACGCTTTCAGAATATTGAGGATCTCATCTTTATTTAATTTCTTATAACCGCGTCCGGTTATAACTGTAGACTCGGCGATGTTGATTAGCATCTCTTTTGTGGCGCCCAGATCTTTAAGGTTGGTGACGATGCCGCATTCTTTCAAAAAATTCTCCATGGCATTTATTCCTTCTTCTGCGATGACCTCCTTGGTTTTCCCTTCGGCGGAAACACCCCAAATCTCAGTAGCAAACCGGACAAATTTATCCAGCCCGTTGGGATAAATAAAACGGTAATAAGGCAGTGAAATTGCGGCAAGTCCCATGCCGTGGGCACAATCCGTATACGCCCCGAGCTGGTGCTCGATCATGTGTACTTGCCAGTCTTGGCTTTTTGAAAGCCCTGTTAGGGTATTCAAGGCAAGTGTCGCATTCCACACCAGGTTGCTGCGGGACTCATAATCTTGGAGATTTTTCAACGCCGCACGGAGATTATCAATGGATGATTTCAACAGGCTTTCAATAACATAGTCTGTTGTGTTGTTGTCATTACCGCTGAAGTACTGTTCCATGAGATGGGACATGGTGTCAAAAACCCCGCTGACCATCTGATACCGGGATACTGAAAAAGTGTATTCCGGATTCAGAATGGAAAATTTAGGGTATACTTCCGTCGAAAACACCCTGCCGGCTTTTACTTTCGTCTCTTCATGGGTAATGACCGAGCCGCCGTTCATTTCCGATCCCGTGCCCACCATCGTCAAAATAGAGGCCACGGGGACGGTTTTATTGGCAAGGTTTTTATATCCCAACCAGTATTTTTCAAAGGGATCTTCCTCACAGTATGCGGATACGGCAATACCCTTGGCGCAGTCAATGACGGACCCGCCGCCCACAGCTAAAATTAAATCAACATTATTGTCTTTTACAAGTTTGACGCCTTCCATCAATTTATCATAGGTGGGATTGGGCATGACACCGGACAATTCAATCACCTTTTTGCCGGCATCCTTCAAGATGGCCGTCACCTGATCGTAAAGACCGATGGATTTGATGGCATTTTTGCCATAAGCCAAAAGAACGGTATCCCCATAATTGGCAAGTTCGGGTTTCAATTTGTCCAGAGAATTTCTTCCAAAATAAATTTTTGTCGGATTGTAAAATGAAAAATTCAGTAACATATTAAACTCCATGATTTTATGGTTAAAATTGAGTATGATAGAATAATAACCGGTAACAGGGTACCTGTGTAACATTCCAAATATAATTTTGTAACCAGGGATTATCTATGACCCGCGGCATCGAATTATTCTTTACCTTATTTAACAATCTGGCAATATTCATAGCCTTGATTGCCTTTTATCACTATTTGCTCCGTAAATGTCACAAATCGTTTTGGGTACATCGTCAATTACTGCTCGGGATCTCATTCGGTGTATTCGCCATCGGCTGCATGTATTCCCGAATTTCTATATCAGAAGGCGTAATTATTGACCAGAGAAATACCATCATTATCCTGAGCGGCACTTTTGGCGGGCCGGTATCTGTAGTCATCAGTGCTGCCATAACCGCTGCGTTTCGACTCTATCTTGGGGGAACAGGCGTTTTCGGAGGCATCGTGAATATCGCAATGGCTGCAATGGTGGGCACAATTCTACACCGATTTAAAAATAATTTCGAATCCATAAAAAAAACGGCCGTAATTTCCTTATTTGCAACCTTGACGATATTCCCGGGATTCCTTTTTGTTGAAGATCTTCAAACCGGTTGGGCACTATTAAAGGCCGTCGGGTTGCCGTTTGGCACAGCAACTTACCTGGGGGTATTTCTCATCGGCATTATGTTAAAAAAGCAGGAGCAAAGCGTTGTCATTGAACAATCTTTCCGAAAAAGCCAAGAACGACTGAAACTGGCCTTGGCAGGTGCAAACGACGGTTATTGGGATTGGGATCTAAAAACCGATACCGTTTACTATTCCCGCCGTTATAAAGAGATCCTGGGGTACACGGATGCGGAATTTCCCGACATCAGGGAATCCTGGGCAAAACACGTACATCCCGAGGATGTGGAGCCTGCCAGGGCAATCTTACAACAACTCATTGACGGCGAGGCCGAGCATGCCGTGCATGAATTTCGTATGCGGCACAAAGACGGATCACTGCGTTGGATCCTAAGCCGGGGAACTGGCGTAAAAGATGATAACGGGATGGTTTTCAGGTTGACAGGGACTCAAACCGATATCACTGAACGTAAGCGACAGGAAAAAGAACTCCAGGAGAGTGAACTGCGTTTCCAATCCGTTATAGATGCATCGCCCGTGCCTTTTACGATAGAAGACGATTCCGGTAAATTCATTTACATGAATCCCGCCTTCACTGACACCTTCGGCTATACCCTGGATGACATACCCCATATAAACGACTTGTGGCCTACGGTATATCCCGACCCAGCATATCGAAAAAAAATTAAACGCGAAGTGTTAAAGAGATTTAAGCTGTCCGCCCAGGAACAACAACACCTTCACCCCTTGGAAGCCCGTGTTTACTGCAAAGACGGCTCGTTCCGTACGGTTTTAATATCTATAGCCACGCTGGGCGATACGTTTCAAAAGTTGCGCTTAGGTATCCTTTTTGACGTGACATTGATCCGTCGCATTTCCGAACGACTGCAGACAATTCTGGCCAACACCAGTGACGGCATGCACGTCCTGGATGAGCAGGGATGTATCGTTGAGTTCAGCAAATCCTTTTCACACATGCTCGGCTACACCGCAGAAGAGACAGCTCAATTACACATGAGCGACTGGGATATGTACGCGCCCCTTGAAAAAATTTCCTCTTGGATTCAAACGAGTATAAACAACCCGACAACCATCGAGACCCGGCACCGCCGTAAAAACGGAGAGATGCTGGACGTTGAGATCAATGCAAGAGGGATTATTTTAGACGGACAGCCGTTGCTGTATGCTTCCAGCCGCGATATCACGGCACGTAAACGGGCCGAAAATCGACTCAAACAGGCGCTGCTGGAACAAAGTGCCATCTTAGAAAACGCCAACGTCGGCATCATCCAGGTCAAAGATCGCAGAATAGTAAAATGCAACAAAAAAATGCTCCAAATATTCGGATATGACGACGAAGAGATGATCAATAAAAGTACCCGCTTATTCTATTCTTCCCAGAAGCATCAGGACGAAGTTCTTCAAAAAATCGATCCAATTATTTTTGGCGGCGGGGTATACTCGTCCGAGAGAGAGCTCCCCCGCAAAGACGGCTCGCTTGTATGGGTAAAAATTTCCGGCACGGCCATTGATATTGAGGCGCCGGAATCCGGCAGTATCTGGGTATTTGAAGATATCAGTGAAGTCAAAGCCAGGGAACAGGAACTTCAGGAGGCCAAAACCGCAGCCGAGCAAGCAAATAAATTAAAATCCGAATTTTTGGCCAATATGAGCCATGAAATCCGCACGCCCATCAACGGCGTAATCGGTATGACCGAATTGCTTTTAGATACCCAGCTCTCAACGGAACAACTGCACTACGCCAACGCCATTCGTTCCAGTGGGAAACTCCTTCTTGGACTGATAAACGACATTCTTGATTTTTCAAAAATTGAAGCAGGCAAATTGGAGATGGAGACCATTGACTTTGATCTTTTAAGCCTGCTGGGTGATTTTCTGGACAGCATGGCCCCCAGGGCCCACAAAAAAAACCTGGAATTGCTTTGCTCCGTAGCCCAGGGGACGCCAACCGCCCTGAGAGGCGATCCGGGCCGATTGCGCCAGGTGCTGAACAATCTGACAGGCAATGCCATCAAATTTACGGAGACAGGGGAAATTCTGATCAAGGTGTCTGTGGTCAAAGACAATGAAAAAGAGTGCCGGATCCGTATTGTTATCAACGACACCGGCATCGGCATTCCCGAAGATAAACTTGCGCTGCTTTTTGATAAATTCAGCCAGGTCGATGCATCCACCACGCGCAGATACGGGGGAACCGGCCTTGGTCTGGCGATTGCCAAACAACTGGTTGAACTGATGGACGGTGACATCGGTGTCTCCAGCCATGAGAGGCGCGGCTCGAAGTTCTGGTTCACTGTAAAGCTTGAGAAACGCAATGTCAGAGAGTCCGATCGGCAACCGGTGCCGGTGGATCTGCAAGGTTTGCGCATTCTGGTCGTAGATGACAATGCAACCAACCGCGACATCCTTACCACGCAGCTTATGGCCTGGGGTATGCGCCCTGAACAATCGCCCAATGGTCCCCAGGCCCTGGTCGAACTAAAAAAGGCCTTTGATGCGAAAGATCCCTACACGCTTGCCGCTATTGACATGCAGATGCCTGATATGGATGGAAAAACACTTGGGCGTGCCATAAAAAATGATCCAATGCTTGCCTCAATACACCTCATTATGCTCACGTCCATGGGCAGAGGGGGGGATGCCGGGCGATTTGAACAGGCCGGTTTTGATGCTTATGCAAACAAACCCATTCGACAAAGGGATTTTCTTTCTATTTTAGTCAAGACGGTATCCGGGGGATCAACCGCCGCCCCCAGAGCCCTGGTAACCCGCCCCTCAGCCCGTGAAAAACGGCATCTTTTTACCCGGAATGCACGTGTGCTTGTTGTCGAAGACAACGATGTAAACCGGCAAGTGGCCGTTGGTTCATTGGTAAATCTGGGTCTGAAGGCAGATGCGGTAGCCAGCGGTATTGAGGCAATTAAGGCCCTTATGCGCATCCCATATGATCTTGTATTTATGGACATTCAGATGCCCGGCATGGATGGTTTCCAGGCAACCCGCCGTATTCGTAATCCAGAAACAGGTATTCTTAACAATAACATTCCAATCATTGCCATGACCGCCCATGCCATGCAGGGTGACAGGGAAAAATGCGTGTCAAGTGGAATGAACGATTACATAACCAAGCCGATTGATAAAAATATGTTGCTTGAGGTGTTGAAACGGAGGCTGCCCGCATTTACTTCCCCCTCACCTGTTATTCAACCGAACACATCAATGACGGACGACGATATCCCTGAACTTCCCGGAATTGCCATTCAAGAGGCGTTAAAATCCCTGGACATGGATTTTAACACATACAAAATTTATCTACTGGCTTTCCGGCAAGACGCAGAAAACGCCATTGGCGCGCTTGAGGAAAAGACTGAAAGTAATATCCCGGAGGATGTTTCAGCCCTGGCCCATAAGCTTGCAGGCACCGCGGGCAATGTGCGCGCGTTTCAGGTAGAAAAGGCAGCAGCCAAACTTGAACAGGCAACCGAGCAAGGTGACATTCCTGTGACCTTGGTCGATGAACTTAAAAAGTCGCTGCAGACCTTCATTGACTCTGTAAAACCCCTGGAAAAAATTGAAACAATAGATAAAACTGGGAACATTGACTTGAACACAGCTTATCAGTATATGGATAAAATAAAAGCGCTCATCACCAGCAGTGACGTTGTGGAGGCGGATCTGATCCTGGGCTTGACGAATGCCCTGGGAGGCGGCATTGACCCAAGAGTTATAGACAGGCTTAAAAACAGCCTGCAGGACTTTGATTATCAGGAAGCCGATGAAGCCGTCAGATCAATTAAAGCCTGGATGGATAATCAATCTTCCGAGGGAAAAGGTATATGAATAAATTGATAAAAGCCGGTTCGGTCCTCATTGTGGATGACGCGCCGGTTAATATTCGGATGCTGGCAAGTGCCCTGAAAGATACCTACCGGGTCCGGGTGGCAAATGGCGGACTAAAGGCATTGGATATCGCAGGGTCTGAAGACCCGCCTGACATCATCCTTCTTGATGTGAAAATGCCTGAAATTGACGGTTATGAGGTCTGCCGCCGTTTAAAGCAGACCCCGGAGACAATGCAAATCCCCATCATATTTGTTACAACCCGGGGGAGCAGCCAAGACGAGGCCTTCGGGCTTAATCTGGGCGCCGTGGATTATATTT from uncultured Desulfobacter sp. includes these protein-coding regions:
- a CDS encoding iron-containing alcohol dehydrogenase, translated to MLLNFSFYNPTKIYFGRNSLDKLKPELANYGDTVLLAYGKNAIKSIGLYDQVTAILKDAGKKVIELSGVMPNPTYDKLMEGVKLVKDNNVDLILAVGGGSVIDCAKGIAVSAYCEEDPFEKYWLGYKNLANKTVPVASILTMVGTGSEMNGGSVITHEETKVKAGRVFSTEVYPKFSILNPEYTFSVSRYQMVSGVFDTMSHLMEQYFSGNDNNTTDYVIESLLKSSIDNLRAALKNLQDYESRSNLVWNATLALNTLTGLSKSQDWQVHMIEHQLGAYTDCAHGMGLAAISLPYYRFIYPNGLDKFVRFATEIWGVSAEGKTKEVIAEEGINAMENFLKECGIVTNLKDLGATKEMLINIAESTVITGRGYKKLNKDEILNILKACF
- a CDS encoding L-threonylcarbamoyladenylate synthase, whose product is MHQNKTIRVDKFHPDSDIINQAAGILNTGGLVIFPAAYLYGIAANAMSADAVEKVFQLKQRPRNNPILVLIKNTDQLGGLVKNIPDNALKLMDNFWPGGLTLVFNAANSVCRKLTAGSSKIGIRLPGHPVASALVNSVDFPVTGTSANLSGRPGCMQTNMLSPEIVEKTDLILNAGPVQGGAGSTVVDVTCTPPKILREGAVPATDIYACLKKRVLPLAPS
- a CDS encoding PAS domain S-box protein, with product MSDNGVIIEANTVLSQLSGYPVSELIGMAVVDLFAQEVRDDVKAKIQTGYEKIYESVGLTKAGATFPVEVQAREFLHENRRVRCAAIRNLSERYKVMDELRESETKFRAVVTGAHDAIIMIDGHAKIIFWNKAAERL